The following are from one region of the Megachile rotundata isolate GNS110a chromosome 15, iyMegRotu1, whole genome shotgun sequence genome:
- the LOC100882885 gene encoding uncharacterized protein LOC100882885 isoform X2, with protein MNSAITTEESEDTDCTMARHESELEAEGRYGTRIYRGCRKPEERRSYHDVVSSECCCEQLQRCELQEIERRPRRRTKSQVRRHVLCNHPQEPWNLMERVNCPQNVDATLNKYQHLLNQETKKSQDLCSHNPHLRKRQMSVHRRLRKEQDQISARKFIDFDPNPRVCCEYERSMKDIHGRDSEIDEQSDDNFKNREVMRRILEDLDYDFSKHLLKNYMQQKERMLRPEACMLRQHAEKVNKLEAKKFSDDDNRDLSQSKLRFALPDYENSKEIDLKNIEEENQTRKKPNAIPNKPFTMKSNLKSSGLPILPKNKIDDMFGQKNLVDRLQEEDARKETEDRSVNKRKPSIVRQNCKPIEEVSRKETREETPYDLIMKDEEEEENSIRKNIYGGGDLELRATKSHILSLIDRAISSEFGKLSDQQQSPDSSRGITGQEICIEIMRQLHSNCCQSLAEDLLSHQEPSADCIKLLKMLRSDHMTHIQEEFRKLCNLQKFLDTYSPRQSSPAFQYPAAGEQRTEERQQQHEEKQNSGTIP; from the exons ATGAACAGTGCAATTACCACGGAAGAGTCTGAAGACACCGATTGCACGATGGCACGACACGAGTCAGAATTG GAAGCAGAAGGACGATATGGAACAAGGATATATCGAGGCTGTCGAAAACCGGAGGAGCGTCGATCATACCATGACGTTGTATCCAGCGAGTGTTGCTGCGAACAACTGCAGAGATGCGAGCTGCAGGAGATCGAAAGGAGGCCGAGAAGAAGAACGAAAAGTCAGGTGCGACGTCACGTGCTCTGTAATCACCCGCAAGAACCGTGGAACTTGATGGAAAGGGTcaa TTGTCCCCAAAACGTGGATGCTACCTTAAACAAGTACCAACACCTCTTGAACCAAGAGACCAAGAAGTCGCAAGATTTGTGTTCACACAATCCTCATTTGAGAAAAAGGCAAATGAGCGTGCACCGACGTTTGCGCAAAGAACAGGATCAGATATCTGCAAGAAAATTCATCGACTTCGACCCGAATCCCAGAGTTTGCTGCGAGTACGAGCGGTCAATGAAGGACATACACGGCAGGGACAGCGAGATCGATGAGCAATCGGATGATAATTTTAAAAACCGTGAG GTGATGAGAAGAATTTTAGAGGACTTAGATTATGACTTCAGCAAGCatttactgaaaaattataTGCAGCAGAAGGAACGGATGTTAAGACCAGAAGCGTGTATGTTGAGGCAGCACGCTGAGAAGGTCAATAAATTAGAGGCGAAGAAGTTCAGCGACGACGACAATCGTGACCTGTCTCAAAGCAAGCTGAGGTTCGCTCTACCAGATTACGAGAACTCGAAGGAGATAGATCTGAAGAACATCGAGGAGGAAAATCAGACGAGGAAGAAGCCTAACGCGATACCGAATAAACCTTTCACGATGAAAAGCAACTTAAAAAGTAGTGGCTTGCCGATTTTGCCGAAGAACAAGATCGACGATATG TTTGGACAGAAGAATCTAGTCGATCGTTTGCAGGAAGAAGACGCGCGAAAAGAGACGGAGGATCGATCTGTGAATAAACGCAAACCGTCTATTGTTAGACAGAATTGTAAACCCATCGAGGAAGTTAGCAGGAAGGAAACTAGAGAAGAAACGCCGTACGATTTGATCATGAAGgacgaagaggaagaggagaatTCGATCAGAAAGAACATCTACGGCGGTGGAGATCTTGAACTTCGCGCTACCAAAAGTCACATTCTTAGTTTAATCGATAGGGCCATCAGCAGCGAATTCGGCAAGTTGTCCGATCAGCAACAG AGCCCAGACTCGAGTCGGGGAATTACGGGGCAAGAAATTTGCATAGAGATAATGCGTCAATTGCACAGTAATTGTTGTCAGTCGCTCGCGGAGGATCTACTGAGTCATCAAGAACCGTCGGCTGATTGCATAAAGCTGCTAAAAATGCTTCGTTCGGATCACATGACTCACATTCAGGAAGAGTTTCGGAAACTCTGCAATCTGCAAAAATTTCTGGATACTTATTCGCCGAGACAATCGTCGCCCGCGTTTCAGTACCCGGCCGCGGGCGAACAACGGACTGAAGAGCGACAGCAACAACACGAAGAGAAACAAAATTCTGGAACGATTCCTTGA
- the LOC100882885 gene encoding uncharacterized protein LOC100882885 isoform X4, producing MNSAITTEESEDTDCTMARHESELEAEGRYGTRIYRGCRKPEERRSYHDVVSSECCCEQLQRCELQEIERRPRRRTKSQVRRHVLCNHPQEPWNLMERVNCPQNVDATLNKYQHLLNQETKKSQDLCSHNPHLRKRQMSVHRRLRKEQDQISARKFIDFDPNPRVCCEYERSMKDIHGRDSEIDEQSDDNFKNREVMRRILEDLDYDFSKHLLKNYMQQKERMLRPEACMLRQHAEKVNKLEAKKFSDDDNRDLSQSKLRFALPDYENSKEIDLKNIEEENQTRKKPNAIPNKPFTMKSNLKSSGLPILPKNKIDDMEEDARKETEDRSVNKRKPSIVRQNCKPIEEVSRKETREETPYDLIMKDEEEEENSIRKNIYGGGDLELRATKSHILSLIDRAISSEFGKLSDQQQSPDSSRGITGQEICIEIMRQLHSNCCQSLAEDLLSHQEPSADCIKLLKMLRSDHMTHIQEEFRKLCNLQKFLDTYSPRQSSPAFQYPAAGEQRTEERQQQHEEKQNSGTIP from the exons ATGAACAGTGCAATTACCACGGAAGAGTCTGAAGACACCGATTGCACGATGGCACGACACGAGTCAGAATTG GAAGCAGAAGGACGATATGGAACAAGGATATATCGAGGCTGTCGAAAACCGGAGGAGCGTCGATCATACCATGACGTTGTATCCAGCGAGTGTTGCTGCGAACAACTGCAGAGATGCGAGCTGCAGGAGATCGAAAGGAGGCCGAGAAGAAGAACGAAAAGTCAGGTGCGACGTCACGTGCTCTGTAATCACCCGCAAGAACCGTGGAACTTGATGGAAAGGGTcaa TTGTCCCCAAAACGTGGATGCTACCTTAAACAAGTACCAACACCTCTTGAACCAAGAGACCAAGAAGTCGCAAGATTTGTGTTCACACAATCCTCATTTGAGAAAAAGGCAAATGAGCGTGCACCGACGTTTGCGCAAAGAACAGGATCAGATATCTGCAAGAAAATTCATCGACTTCGACCCGAATCCCAGAGTTTGCTGCGAGTACGAGCGGTCAATGAAGGACATACACGGCAGGGACAGCGAGATCGATGAGCAATCGGATGATAATTTTAAAAACCGTGAG GTGATGAGAAGAATTTTAGAGGACTTAGATTATGACTTCAGCAAGCatttactgaaaaattataTGCAGCAGAAGGAACGGATGTTAAGACCAGAAGCGTGTATGTTGAGGCAGCACGCTGAGAAGGTCAATAAATTAGAGGCGAAGAAGTTCAGCGACGACGACAATCGTGACCTGTCTCAAAGCAAGCTGAGGTTCGCTCTACCAGATTACGAGAACTCGAAGGAGATAGATCTGAAGAACATCGAGGAGGAAAATCAGACGAGGAAGAAGCCTAACGCGATACCGAATAAACCTTTCACGATGAAAAGCAACTTAAAAAGTAGTGGCTTGCCGATTTTGCCGAAGAACAAGATCGACGATATG GAAGAAGACGCGCGAAAAGAGACGGAGGATCGATCTGTGAATAAACGCAAACCGTCTATTGTTAGACAGAATTGTAAACCCATCGAGGAAGTTAGCAGGAAGGAAACTAGAGAAGAAACGCCGTACGATTTGATCATGAAGgacgaagaggaagaggagaatTCGATCAGAAAGAACATCTACGGCGGTGGAGATCTTGAACTTCGCGCTACCAAAAGTCACATTCTTAGTTTAATCGATAGGGCCATCAGCAGCGAATTCGGCAAGTTGTCCGATCAGCAACAG AGCCCAGACTCGAGTCGGGGAATTACGGGGCAAGAAATTTGCATAGAGATAATGCGTCAATTGCACAGTAATTGTTGTCAGTCGCTCGCGGAGGATCTACTGAGTCATCAAGAACCGTCGGCTGATTGCATAAAGCTGCTAAAAATGCTTCGTTCGGATCACATGACTCACATTCAGGAAGAGTTTCGGAAACTCTGCAATCTGCAAAAATTTCTGGATACTTATTCGCCGAGACAATCGTCGCCCGCGTTTCAGTACCCGGCCGCGGGCGAACAACGGACTGAAGAGCGACAGCAACAACACGAAGAGAAACAAAATTCTGGAACGATTCCTTGA
- the LOC100882885 gene encoding uncharacterized protein LOC100882885 isoform X3 has protein sequence MNSAITTEESEDTDCTMARHESELEAEGRYGTRIYRGCRKPEERRSYHDVVSSECCCEQLQRCELQEIERRPRRRTKSQVRRHVLCNHPQEPWNLMERVNCPQNVDATLNKYQHLLNQETKKSQDLCSHNPHLRKRQMSVHRRLRKEQDQISARKFIDFDPNPRVCCEYERSMKDIHGRDSEIDEQSDDNFKNREQKERMLRPEACMLRQHAEKVNKLEAKKFSDDDNRDLSQSKLRFALPDYENSKEIDLKNIEEENQTRKKPNAIPNKPFTMKSNLKSSGLPILPKNKIDDMVHVHLLVFKHCTKYLFLQFGQKNLVDRLQEEDARKETEDRSVNKRKPSIVRQNCKPIEEVSRKETREETPYDLIMKDEEEEENSIRKNIYGGGDLELRATKSHILSLIDRAISSEFGKLSDQQQSPDSSRGITGQEICIEIMRQLHSNCCQSLAEDLLSHQEPSADCIKLLKMLRSDHMTHIQEEFRKLCNLQKFLDTYSPRQSSPAFQYPAAGEQRTEERQQQHEEKQNSGTIP, from the exons ATGAACAGTGCAATTACCACGGAAGAGTCTGAAGACACCGATTGCACGATGGCACGACACGAGTCAGAATTG GAAGCAGAAGGACGATATGGAACAAGGATATATCGAGGCTGTCGAAAACCGGAGGAGCGTCGATCATACCATGACGTTGTATCCAGCGAGTGTTGCTGCGAACAACTGCAGAGATGCGAGCTGCAGGAGATCGAAAGGAGGCCGAGAAGAAGAACGAAAAGTCAGGTGCGACGTCACGTGCTCTGTAATCACCCGCAAGAACCGTGGAACTTGATGGAAAGGGTcaa TTGTCCCCAAAACGTGGATGCTACCTTAAACAAGTACCAACACCTCTTGAACCAAGAGACCAAGAAGTCGCAAGATTTGTGTTCACACAATCCTCATTTGAGAAAAAGGCAAATGAGCGTGCACCGACGTTTGCGCAAAGAACAGGATCAGATATCTGCAAGAAAATTCATCGACTTCGACCCGAATCCCAGAGTTTGCTGCGAGTACGAGCGGTCAATGAAGGACATACACGGCAGGGACAGCGAGATCGATGAGCAATCGGATGATAATTTTAAAAACCGTGAG CAGAAGGAACGGATGTTAAGACCAGAAGCGTGTATGTTGAGGCAGCACGCTGAGAAGGTCAATAAATTAGAGGCGAAGAAGTTCAGCGACGACGACAATCGTGACCTGTCTCAAAGCAAGCTGAGGTTCGCTCTACCAGATTACGAGAACTCGAAGGAGATAGATCTGAAGAACATCGAGGAGGAAAATCAGACGAGGAAGAAGCCTAACGCGATACCGAATAAACCTTTCACGATGAAAAGCAACTTAAAAAGTAGTGGCTTGCCGATTTTGCCGAAGAACAAGATCGACGATATGGTACATGTTCATCTGCTCGTTTTTAAACATTGCACTAAGTATCTATTCTTGCAGTTTGGACAGAAGAATCTAGTCGATCGTTTGCAGGAAGAAGACGCGCGAAAAGAGACGGAGGATCGATCTGTGAATAAACGCAAACCGTCTATTGTTAGACAGAATTGTAAACCCATCGAGGAAGTTAGCAGGAAGGAAACTAGAGAAGAAACGCCGTACGATTTGATCATGAAGgacgaagaggaagaggagaatTCGATCAGAAAGAACATCTACGGCGGTGGAGATCTTGAACTTCGCGCTACCAAAAGTCACATTCTTAGTTTAATCGATAGGGCCATCAGCAGCGAATTCGGCAAGTTGTCCGATCAGCAACAG AGCCCAGACTCGAGTCGGGGAATTACGGGGCAAGAAATTTGCATAGAGATAATGCGTCAATTGCACAGTAATTGTTGTCAGTCGCTCGCGGAGGATCTACTGAGTCATCAAGAACCGTCGGCTGATTGCATAAAGCTGCTAAAAATGCTTCGTTCGGATCACATGACTCACATTCAGGAAGAGTTTCGGAAACTCTGCAATCTGCAAAAATTTCTGGATACTTATTCGCCGAGACAATCGTCGCCCGCGTTTCAGTACCCGGCCGCGGGCGAACAACGGACTGAAGAGCGACAGCAACAACACGAAGAGAAACAAAATTCTGGAACGATTCCTTGA
- the LOC100882885 gene encoding uncharacterized protein LOC100882885 isoform X1 codes for MNSAITTEESEDTDCTMARHESELEAEGRYGTRIYRGCRKPEERRSYHDVVSSECCCEQLQRCELQEIERRPRRRTKSQVRRHVLCNHPQEPWNLMERVNCPQNVDATLNKYQHLLNQETKKSQDLCSHNPHLRKRQMSVHRRLRKEQDQISARKFIDFDPNPRVCCEYERSMKDIHGRDSEIDEQSDDNFKNREVMRRILEDLDYDFSKHLLKNYMQQKERMLRPEACMLRQHAEKVNKLEAKKFSDDDNRDLSQSKLRFALPDYENSKEIDLKNIEEENQTRKKPNAIPNKPFTMKSNLKSSGLPILPKNKIDDMVHVHLLVFKHCTKYLFLQFGQKNLVDRLQEEDARKETEDRSVNKRKPSIVRQNCKPIEEVSRKETREETPYDLIMKDEEEEENSIRKNIYGGGDLELRATKSHILSLIDRAISSEFGKLSDQQQSPDSSRGITGQEICIEIMRQLHSNCCQSLAEDLLSHQEPSADCIKLLKMLRSDHMTHIQEEFRKLCNLQKFLDTYSPRQSSPAFQYPAAGEQRTEERQQQHEEKQNSGTIP; via the exons ATGAACAGTGCAATTACCACGGAAGAGTCTGAAGACACCGATTGCACGATGGCACGACACGAGTCAGAATTG GAAGCAGAAGGACGATATGGAACAAGGATATATCGAGGCTGTCGAAAACCGGAGGAGCGTCGATCATACCATGACGTTGTATCCAGCGAGTGTTGCTGCGAACAACTGCAGAGATGCGAGCTGCAGGAGATCGAAAGGAGGCCGAGAAGAAGAACGAAAAGTCAGGTGCGACGTCACGTGCTCTGTAATCACCCGCAAGAACCGTGGAACTTGATGGAAAGGGTcaa TTGTCCCCAAAACGTGGATGCTACCTTAAACAAGTACCAACACCTCTTGAACCAAGAGACCAAGAAGTCGCAAGATTTGTGTTCACACAATCCTCATTTGAGAAAAAGGCAAATGAGCGTGCACCGACGTTTGCGCAAAGAACAGGATCAGATATCTGCAAGAAAATTCATCGACTTCGACCCGAATCCCAGAGTTTGCTGCGAGTACGAGCGGTCAATGAAGGACATACACGGCAGGGACAGCGAGATCGATGAGCAATCGGATGATAATTTTAAAAACCGTGAG GTGATGAGAAGAATTTTAGAGGACTTAGATTATGACTTCAGCAAGCatttactgaaaaattataTGCAGCAGAAGGAACGGATGTTAAGACCAGAAGCGTGTATGTTGAGGCAGCACGCTGAGAAGGTCAATAAATTAGAGGCGAAGAAGTTCAGCGACGACGACAATCGTGACCTGTCTCAAAGCAAGCTGAGGTTCGCTCTACCAGATTACGAGAACTCGAAGGAGATAGATCTGAAGAACATCGAGGAGGAAAATCAGACGAGGAAGAAGCCTAACGCGATACCGAATAAACCTTTCACGATGAAAAGCAACTTAAAAAGTAGTGGCTTGCCGATTTTGCCGAAGAACAAGATCGACGATATGGTACATGTTCATCTGCTCGTTTTTAAACATTGCACTAAGTATCTATTCTTGCAGTTTGGACAGAAGAATCTAGTCGATCGTTTGCAGGAAGAAGACGCGCGAAAAGAGACGGAGGATCGATCTGTGAATAAACGCAAACCGTCTATTGTTAGACAGAATTGTAAACCCATCGAGGAAGTTAGCAGGAAGGAAACTAGAGAAGAAACGCCGTACGATTTGATCATGAAGgacgaagaggaagaggagaatTCGATCAGAAAGAACATCTACGGCGGTGGAGATCTTGAACTTCGCGCTACCAAAAGTCACATTCTTAGTTTAATCGATAGGGCCATCAGCAGCGAATTCGGCAAGTTGTCCGATCAGCAACAG AGCCCAGACTCGAGTCGGGGAATTACGGGGCAAGAAATTTGCATAGAGATAATGCGTCAATTGCACAGTAATTGTTGTCAGTCGCTCGCGGAGGATCTACTGAGTCATCAAGAACCGTCGGCTGATTGCATAAAGCTGCTAAAAATGCTTCGTTCGGATCACATGACTCACATTCAGGAAGAGTTTCGGAAACTCTGCAATCTGCAAAAATTTCTGGATACTTATTCGCCGAGACAATCGTCGCCCGCGTTTCAGTACCCGGCCGCGGGCGAACAACGGACTGAAGAGCGACAGCAACAACACGAAGAGAAACAAAATTCTGGAACGATTCCTTGA
- the LOC100882885 gene encoding uncharacterized protein LOC100882885 isoform X5 — MEQGYIEAVENRRSVDHTMTLYPASVAANNCRDASCRRSKGGREEERKVSCPQNVDATLNKYQHLLNQETKKSQDLCSHNPHLRKRQMSVHRRLRKEQDQISARKFIDFDPNPRVCCEYERSMKDIHGRDSEIDEQSDDNFKNREVMRRILEDLDYDFSKHLLKNYMQQKERMLRPEACMLRQHAEKVNKLEAKKFSDDDNRDLSQSKLRFALPDYENSKEIDLKNIEEENQTRKKPNAIPNKPFTMKSNLKSSGLPILPKNKIDDMVHVHLLVFKHCTKYLFLQFGQKNLVDRLQEEDARKETEDRSVNKRKPSIVRQNCKPIEEVSRKETREETPYDLIMKDEEEEENSIRKNIYGGGDLELRATKSHILSLIDRAISSEFGKLSDQQQSPDSSRGITGQEICIEIMRQLHSNCCQSLAEDLLSHQEPSADCIKLLKMLRSDHMTHIQEEFRKLCNLQKFLDTYSPRQSSPAFQYPAAGEQRTEERQQQHEEKQNSGTIP, encoded by the exons ATGGAACAAGGATATATCGAGGCTGTCGAAAACCGGAGGAGCGTCGATCATACCATGACGTTGTATCCAGCGAGTGTTGCTGCGAACAACTGCAGAGATGCGAGCTGCAGGAGATCGAAAGGAGGCCGAGAAGAAGAACGAAAAGTCAG TTGTCCCCAAAACGTGGATGCTACCTTAAACAAGTACCAACACCTCTTGAACCAAGAGACCAAGAAGTCGCAAGATTTGTGTTCACACAATCCTCATTTGAGAAAAAGGCAAATGAGCGTGCACCGACGTTTGCGCAAAGAACAGGATCAGATATCTGCAAGAAAATTCATCGACTTCGACCCGAATCCCAGAGTTTGCTGCGAGTACGAGCGGTCAATGAAGGACATACACGGCAGGGACAGCGAGATCGATGAGCAATCGGATGATAATTTTAAAAACCGTGAG GTGATGAGAAGAATTTTAGAGGACTTAGATTATGACTTCAGCAAGCatttactgaaaaattataTGCAGCAGAAGGAACGGATGTTAAGACCAGAAGCGTGTATGTTGAGGCAGCACGCTGAGAAGGTCAATAAATTAGAGGCGAAGAAGTTCAGCGACGACGACAATCGTGACCTGTCTCAAAGCAAGCTGAGGTTCGCTCTACCAGATTACGAGAACTCGAAGGAGATAGATCTGAAGAACATCGAGGAGGAAAATCAGACGAGGAAGAAGCCTAACGCGATACCGAATAAACCTTTCACGATGAAAAGCAACTTAAAAAGTAGTGGCTTGCCGATTTTGCCGAAGAACAAGATCGACGATATGGTACATGTTCATCTGCTCGTTTTTAAACATTGCACTAAGTATCTATTCTTGCAGTTTGGACAGAAGAATCTAGTCGATCGTTTGCAGGAAGAAGACGCGCGAAAAGAGACGGAGGATCGATCTGTGAATAAACGCAAACCGTCTATTGTTAGACAGAATTGTAAACCCATCGAGGAAGTTAGCAGGAAGGAAACTAGAGAAGAAACGCCGTACGATTTGATCATGAAGgacgaagaggaagaggagaatTCGATCAGAAAGAACATCTACGGCGGTGGAGATCTTGAACTTCGCGCTACCAAAAGTCACATTCTTAGTTTAATCGATAGGGCCATCAGCAGCGAATTCGGCAAGTTGTCCGATCAGCAACAG AGCCCAGACTCGAGTCGGGGAATTACGGGGCAAGAAATTTGCATAGAGATAATGCGTCAATTGCACAGTAATTGTTGTCAGTCGCTCGCGGAGGATCTACTGAGTCATCAAGAACCGTCGGCTGATTGCATAAAGCTGCTAAAAATGCTTCGTTCGGATCACATGACTCACATTCAGGAAGAGTTTCGGAAACTCTGCAATCTGCAAAAATTTCTGGATACTTATTCGCCGAGACAATCGTCGCCCGCGTTTCAGTACCCGGCCGCGGGCGAACAACGGACTGAAGAGCGACAGCAACAACACGAAGAGAAACAAAATTCTGGAACGATTCCTTGA